In Rosa rugosa chromosome 4, drRosRugo1.1, whole genome shotgun sequence, the genomic stretch CTTGGGTTTTCTAATCATTGCAGCCGTTCTATTTTCTTTCTGGATTGACCTTGTAAGCTTCAGCTAATAATCCTAATATGTCTTCTCACAATTGCCATGCAAAGGTTTTTCTTTGTCTAATCATCACTTTCCTTACCATTTTTTATGCAGTGGACTTTTCAGATTGATCATTCTACAGACCAAACAATAGTGATCAACGACAAGTATGAGATAACCCCCAAAATAATCGAGTTTCCACTCAACTGTTCTATCGGCATCAATCAAACACAAACGTGTCCAACAAATTACCCTATAGCCTTTACTAGTGATCGTCTTGACCCATCGTCAAACGGTACATGCCCGGACTATTTCCGGTTTATCCACGAAGATCTAAAGCCATGGAGAACCACAGGAATCACAAGGGACATGGTGGAGAGGGGAAAGAAGACGGCACATTTTCGGCTAGTGATTGTTAAAGGCAAGGCTTATATTGACAGGTACAAGAAGTCCATACAGACAAGGGATATGTTTACCATATGGGGTATTTTGCAGCTTCTTAGGAGGTACCCCGGGAAAGTACCTGACTTGGAGCTGATGTTTGACTGTGATGACCTTCCGGTTATCCGATCACAGGACTACCGGGGACAGAACTCGACGCCGGTGCCACCGCTGTTCCGGTACTGTGGTGATAGATGGACAAAAGACATTGTGTTCCCTGATTGGTCTTTCTGGGGTTGGTAAGTTGGACTTAtgcttaatttctttttcttgttgctCTGGCATGAAAATGATATGGTACCAGCCACTAATGTCCAACATGTTAGAATAGACACTAGGATTAAAATCTGACTAAATGGATTGAACTATTCAAAGCTCATATGTAATGAATCACTTTTGCATTAAGtaagaaaaataatttttataTCGTTTGTATGTTCAATATATGATTATGAATTAACAGTCTGATAGCATAAcataatacaaaaaaaaaaaactatcccaATAAGCTCACTCATTACTGACACTGTGTGTTTAAGGGCTGAGATAAACATAAAAccgtggggaagtttgttgaaAGATGTGAAGAAAGGTAACGAGGGGAGCAAATGGATGGAAAGAGAACCTTATGCATACTGGAAAGGGAACCCCTTTGTAGCTGAATCAAGGAGAGACCTCCTCAAATGCAACGTCTCGGATACACAAGATTGGAATGCTCGCTTATTCATCCAGGTAACATTATATacataatgcaatatttaatcAAACCGGAAAAAAAACAACTAACTAATTCTGTATAATCGCAGGACTGGATCCTTGAATCTCAACAAGGCTTCAAGCATTCAGATGTAACAAACCAATGCACACATAGGTATACCTCTACATGCTGCTCTGAACAGAGCATTTGTGCACTGAATAAAGTTTTCTTGTTTGGTAACTAATTTTGACTTCCTTTTTTTGGAAAATAGCAGAGGCATCAGTCTAACTAGGTGCCCCGTTCATATTATTAATAGGGAAAGAGTAGAATGTTTGACTTCCAGTTTATTTGCTCATGGTTTTATAGGTATAAGATATATATTGAGGGCTATGCATGGTCTGTTAGTGAGAAGTACATTCTGGCCTGTGATTCAGTAACATTGCTGGTAAAACCACACTACTATGATTTCTTCACAAGAAGTCTACGACCAGTGCACCATTACTGGCCTATAAGGAATGATAACAAATGCAAATCCATCAAGTTTGCTGTAGATTGGGgaaacaatcacaaacaaaaggTAATACCCTCTAACTTGAACATTACTAAATTTTCCATTTCTTCAATATATTCTGCATATTAGCAGACCAAACCGAAAGAGGCCTTAGGTTTTACTTCGAAGGTGCATTGGTTTTGAAATCAGGTAATAGAGTTAAAACATAACACCCTCCCCCACTGAAGGAGTGGTCACTCACAATCAGTGAACAACTTTTCCCCATTAGTTTTCTCCCAACTCCCTTTCATCTCCATAATGTCAGTTATTTTGTCCAATGTGTTGTCTTTCAAATAAGAGCTGGAACTGTATGATGAAATGATTCAGAGAAGTGTCTTTGTTACACCCCCAGAAAGTCTCTGTCACACCTCCACAAAGACAAATTTCTGACTTGGCCACTGCCCTTAAACCAGAAGGGTTCAAATAATTATTTAATACTAATGGATTTTTGCACACAGGCACAAGCAATTGGGAAAGCAGCAAGCAACTTCATTCAGCAAGAACTGAAGATGGACTATGTGTATGATTACATGTTTCATCTACTAAATGAATATGCCAAACTCTCCAAATTTGAGCCAAGAATACCTGAAGGAGCTACACATTTGTGCGCAGAGACTCTCGCTTGCCCTGCAGATGAGTCAGAGAAAAAGTTCATGACCGAGTCGTTGGTGAAGAGTCCGTCGATGACAAACCCCTGCCCCATGCCACCTCCCTATGAACCCAAAGATCTTGGAAACTTTGATAGGAATAATATCAATTTAATTAAACAAGTAGAAAAGTGGGAAGATAAGTACTGGGATAGTATCCATAATAAGCAGCAATAGCTTAAACTTTTATGCTGAGCATATATAGACAACTATTGTCTAGCAATTACAAATTTGTTGTAGCTGTTAGTAACGTTTCAAAATACTTGACTGCTATGAGACAATTATGATTTACGTACCATGAAATTGTTAAGGGTAGTATAGTAATATGGTTTATCTTCCTATAGTATATAAAGAaaaattgttgtaaattgtaatcaACTACTCCAGTCAAAATGTAGTCTTTACTTCTCTGCgtttcttttccttcctcctccttctttcttATTTCTTCTTCCATGGTTGAAATTCtagcatggtatcagagcgggtgaCCCACGTGTGCATGTCCAACGGTCatacgggctccacgtcacccaaagttgtccacgtgtatggtttgaaaattcgccacacatGCGGGGacatgttgagaatatatacatctcaTATGGGAAAAGTGGGACAttgcttatgggtttataagggtttgggtcactccatccattcactactagaattatgttaaTAGACATCGaatgttttaaatcggtcagacttgcccacgatgtaaaaaagtaatctaacatcgttttactaaaataccgatttaaatgtatatcattaacatcggttcttaaaatgaccggtgttaaaagcgggaacctatttttgcaaaacgcgctaagtcttttaagtgaaatgaagaagcaggtactaaaactcaaaactttcacacttagaaaaaaattgCGCCCGACCCCAAATCTGAAACAGATCGAAACCCTCGAACGTTGAGCTCCTCCCAAACTCgagctcttcctcctcctcctcaccatCACAATCCTTCCTCCTCCATTTCCGGCGGAGTCTGAAACGCCAAGAGAGTCGAAGAAACCCGAGCTCCTTCTCGACCTTTCTTCACCTCTGACCGAGATCAATTAGCTTCTCTCTCCAGATCGGTGTATGAATTTCTAAACCCAGCCCCCCTTTTCTTTTTCGCTCTTCGATGTTTTCTTCtagttgtttttattctatGGATTTGTGGGCTAGAGCCCGACCACACATATAAGGAGAATGAGTTGGGTGAGTCAGTTTCCTGCTCTTCTTCCACCATGACCGATAAAGCTAAATCGTCCGACCCGTAATCCCTCAGATCcaattcctcttcttttttattttaagctAACTTTTttgattttctgaaatttttagggattttgattTCTGATGCGATTGATTTGAAAATTGTTGCAGTAAGGGGACTAAGAGGGATTTCAGCTCTGCGATTCTCGAGCGGAAGAAGGCAGCGAATCGCCTTGTCGTCGATGAGGCCATCAATGATGTCAACTCTGTCATCGCGCTCCACCCTGAGACCATGGAGAAGCTCCAGCTCTTTAGGGGCAACACAATCCTCATCAAGGTGCGATTTTGATGTTGTTTTATTGGTTTATTCAGAATATTGTTGAAGaaaattgatggaattttgCTTAATTAGGTTTTGGGTAGAGTACTTGGTACTAATTATGTGAAGTTTTATACACAATCTGATCTTGCTCTTTGTGTACAATATCTTGTAGAACTAAGAGTTCTAGTTATCTGGTGTCTTAAGTGTTTAGttatataaattttgtttttcataGTGCTTCAAAAGTAGGCATCTGAAGTCAATGAGCTAATCTTTGTCATATTTTATAATTCCTTGGCATGGGCTAATACTATTttgtcaaaagaaaaaataaaataaaattaaggtCATGCTAAGGTGAAGTTGTTTACTTTGCAGCAAGATGGATGCTATACATGCTATTTTGTCAGTTATATCTACATGTTAGAATGGTTCACATACTTATGATGAACAGACAATGGGTGGATGGTCTAATATCAGTCCATCAGTTTGATATGTAGTGATTGCACTACTATGTTACAGTGTTTTAGCTAACACATGTTACTGATTCTTGCCCCTCTATACAAATATTTGACAAACTATGTCAGAGTTTTAATGGAAATGTATTGCAAACTCTATTTAACTCAGCATACGGACTTGGTAGTTGTCCAACAGAATACATGAGATTCTGGATTTGGAGATTTACTTGCGACCAAGCTTTAGCCGTGACTACCTCAAATATCCTTACTTTAGAAATTTATGATTTTTGTTCTGTTATTTTCCCTTCAATGTCATTGGATCCTTGACTCTACGTACTTATTCATTCATTTATCCTCTTTGTTCAGGCAATTACCTTGTCAAACTGCATTGTTGCTCACAATAATGACTTGTTCGCTTTGCTGGTGTCCTATAACTTTGCCGAGATAAAAAGCAATGTGTTCAAGCGATATAGTAAGGAAAACATTCATAGCCTGGTATACTTTGGTGAGTTTGCTTCCTTTTATTGGCTTATAGCCACTATGTTAATTAAACTAGATGTGGTTCTGTGTTTGATGAATTAAATTAGATTAGTCTTATATTCTTTTCAGATGGTCCTAAATCctctttgattttattttattttttgtttgtgacCAGCTTCTGTGGAGAGGTTCCACATTTATGCATTTTTCATATTCATCCTAGCTCAAAACATTCTGGAGGAAACATTTGATGGGAAACTGTTTTAACATTTGGGTACTGCAGAACGCTGGTGTGGTATTCGTCTGTGAAATGATCATCGATATCGTAAAGCACTCGTTCATTGCTAAGTTCAATGACATAAAGCCCTTTGCATACTCTGAGTTTCTTGAAGGACCTATGCAAGCAGGTACTGTTTTGTTCAAAGTGTGGATAGCTTTCTTATATTATTTGTTGAGTTTAGATCAGTTCAGCAAATGTTGACTTATGATTCTAAATTACACTACTCACTGCAAATTGTtctgtgtgtttttttttttttggcttaaaGAGTGGGATTGGAGATTTGAAAGGTGGAAGTGCGGGACGAGAACCTGAATATCGTGGCAGACGTTCAAACAGGATCAAGAGCTTTGCCTACTTTCATCAACTATACTCGTGATGGTATAGAGGTACATGTATAGTCATGActtaattgaaaatttgaaataacaTTTGATGGCCTCTATGCTTCGCCTTCTATCAGGTAATACATCTTCTGTTGTACCGTCTCTTCcatctatttattttttttctaaagtattagctctttttttctttaaaaagtaAATGATGTAACTAAAATAGAGGTTTGCTTGCTTGCGTTAAGAAATACGTGCATTTAATTTGGTGCAACATGAGAATTCTAAAAGCGGGCATGTATGCACATGTATGGTATATGGGTGattcatttttcttgatttatgTGTGTTTAAATTTGGTAAAGTCCAGTTATATTAGTATTGGATGTGACTTGTAGTTGTGCAGATCCATCTTGTAGTTCAGGTGCTgcagtttgtttgtttgagttttttggtttgtttttgggttaattaaatattaacttgtataccCAATGATTGTGACTTGATTGTGTTGGTTTATACAGTTCTAGTGGGTGGTAAAGACTCGGAAATCATATAGCCAACAGTGATGAGGTgtgcattgaagtggctgattatatagTATATACAGACTTTGGTAGAGAATTTTGACTACTAAAATGATTTGGAGTAAGACTAGTTTTTTTCTTTGAGGCAATGTGTGTTGATAAAACTGATTGTAACTTGTTATTCATGTGTCTCTAGGCTAGCTTTTGTAGGCTTGGAGTTTTCTGTTggatcatgaatttggaaagaaaattaatggaatgtCCCATTTTTGGATGATGTGCTTGAGTTAAGAtgttgagatatatatatatatacagatcctatccagagcggagctccgctttaaaattaacgtgtgaagttcgagttttgggtcgcttttcggttgcatatccacatctcgaccgttcagtttttaggtactagtgtatagattatctctgcaaattttcagccaaaatgatgatcgttaaggtatctaactctcgtaaaccaatggacgaactgaatctgtcaacctgaaccgtactagctttaaggcagttatcaatgccttaacgatcatcattttggctgaaaatttgcagagacgatctatacactagtgcctaaaaactgaacggtcgagatgtggatatgcgaccgaaaagtgccccaaaactcgaacttcacacataaattttcaaagcggagctccgctctggataggatctgtatatatatatatatatatatatatatatatatatatacagatccaattcagagcggagctccgctttgaaattaacgtgtgaagttcgagttttgggccacttttcggtcgcatattcacatctcgaccgttcagtttttaggtactagtgtatagatcatctctgcaaattttcagccaaattgatgatcgttaaggtatttaactcgcttaaaccaatggacggattGAATCTATCAACCTGAACCGtcatcaatgccttaacgatcatcattttggctgaaaatttgcagagacgatctatacactagtacctaaaaactgaacggtcaagatgtggatctgcgaccgaaaagtgaccaaaaactcgaacttcacaagttaattttcaaagcggagctccgctctggataggatctgtatatatatatatgaac encodes the following:
- the LOC133746223 gene encoding uncharacterized protein LOC133746223 — its product is MLRGSRFVKPFQLQAATNWQSSLIKGPPANTIFFLGFLIIAAVLFSFWIDLWTFQIDHSTDQTIVINDKYEITPKIIEFPLNCSIGINQTQTCPTNYPIAFTSDRLDPSSNGTCPDYFRFIHEDLKPWRTTGITRDMVERGKKTAHFRLVIVKGKAYIDRYKKSIQTRDMFTIWGILQLLRRYPGKVPDLELMFDCDDLPVIRSQDYRGQNSTPVPPLFRYCGDRWTKDIVFPDWSFWGWAEINIKPWGSLLKDVKKGNEGSKWMEREPYAYWKGNPFVAESRRDLLKCNVSDTQDWNARLFIQDWILESQQGFKHSDVTNQCTHRYKIYIEGYAWSVSEKYILACDSVTLLVKPHYYDFFTRSLRPVHHYWPIRNDNKCKSIKFAVDWGNNHKQKAQAIGKAASNFIQQELKMDYVYDYMFHLLNEYAKLSKFEPRIPEGATHLCAETLACPADESEKKFMTESLVKSPSMTNPCPMPPPYEPKDLGNFDRNNINLIKQVEKWEDKYWDSIHNKQQ